A DNA window from Pyrus communis chromosome 3, drPyrComm1.1, whole genome shotgun sequence contains the following coding sequences:
- the LOC137728112 gene encoding GATA transcription factor 5-like has translation MDVFVGEPAAKKQKKKPAVQTGEGSIGGQFQRRCSHCQVQKTPQWRTGPLGPKTLCNACGVRFKSGRLFPEYRPACSPTFSGAVHSNSHRKVLEMRKRKDVGEPEPRLNRMIRSF, from the coding sequence ATGGACGTGTTTGTTGGTGAACCGGCGgctaagaaacaaaagaaaaaaccgGCGGTCCAAACAGGGGAGGGTTCAATTGGGGGACAGTTTCAGCGGAGGTGTAGTCATTGCCAAGTACAGAAGACTCCACAATGGAGAACCGGTCCGCTTGGTCCTAAAACATTGTGTAACGCATGCGGCGTCCGGTTCAAGTCTGGCCGGCTTTTTCCGGAATATAGGCCGGCTTGTAGTCCTACTTTCTCTGGTGCTGTCCACTCGAATAGTCACCGTAAAGTGTTGGAGATGAGGAAGAGGAAAGATGTTGGCGAGCCCGAACCGCGGTTGAACCGAATGATTCGGAGTTTTTGA
- the LOC137727548 gene encoding antimicrobial ginkbilobin-2-like protein, protein MFFFKSIPLGLLVVCLFHHSAIGASPLHYICFSPENYPANSPYGANLNLLFNLLYTKVPPTGFGLGSTGHAKNKVNGLALCRGDVSSKDCNTCVVDASKDLRERCPSRKGAIIWYDHCLLKYSDVSFFGQIDTNNRFYLYNVQEVENGTVFNEKVKELLSGLSNEASEDNQKFYATGEVQLDTFTTLYGLAQCTRDLSGVDCKKCLDSAIGELPNCCNAKRGGRAVGGSCNVRFELYPIVST, encoded by the coding sequence ATGTTCTTCTTCAAATCAATCCCTCTGGGGCTCTTAGTGGTTTGCCTTTTCCACCATTCTGCAATTGGTGCCTCCCCCCTTCACTATATTTGTTTCAGCCCAGAAAACTACCCTGCTAATAGTCCATATGGTGCCAACTTGAACTTATTGTTCAATCTTTTATACACCAAAGTTCCTCCTACGGGCTTTGGCCTTGGTTCAACTGGCCATGCCAAAAACAAAGTGAATGGCTTGGCCCTTTGTCGCGGTGACGTCTCAAGCAAAGATTGCAATACTTGCGTGGTTGATGCGAGCAAAGATTTACGCGAGCGCTGCCCTTCTCGTAAAGGAGCCATAATTTGGTATGATCACTGCCTTTTAAAGTACTCAGATGTGAGCTTTTTTGGGCAAATTGATACGAACAACAGGTTCTATTTATATAACGTCCAAGAAGTAGAGAATGGAACAGTATTCAATGAGAAAGTCAAGGAATTGTTAAGTGGGTTATCTAATGAAGCTTCTGAAGATAATCAAAAGTTCTATGCTACAGGTGAGGTACAACTCGATACGTTCACAACCTTATACGGTCTTGCTCAATGCACAAGGGACCTCTCTGGCGTTGATTGTAAGAAGTGTCTTGATAGTGCAATAGGCGAACTCCCAAACTGCTGCAATGCAAAACGAGGTGGGCGTGCTGTAGGTGGGAGCTGTAATGTTCGATTTGAACTGTATCCCATTGTCAGTACTTAA